One Caretta caretta isolate rCarCar2 chromosome 24, rCarCar1.hap1, whole genome shotgun sequence genomic region harbors:
- the BOLA1 gene encoding bolA-like protein 1, which yields MLPARLLRQALPRPAPSFGYSTAGPTMEEKPVESSIRTKLLQALQPVHLEVLNESSMHAVPRGSETHFKVVIASPRFAGLPLLQRHRLVNEILQAELAGPVHALSIQAKTPQQWEENQSVSQSPGCLGGSKHDPQMATKLGSQG from the coding sequence ATGCTCCCCGCCCGCCTCCTTCGCCAAGCCCTCCCTCGGCCAGCCCCCAGCTTTGGGTACTCGACAGCTGGTCCCACCATGGAGGAGAAGCCAGTGGAGTCGTCCATTCGCACCAAGCTCCTGCAGGCCCTGCAGCCGGTGCACCTGGAGGTGCTCAACGAGAGCTCCATGCACGCTGTGCCCCGGGGCTCCGAGACCCACTTCAAGGTGGTGATCGCCAGCCCGCGCTTCGCcggcctgcccctgctccagcgCCACCGGCTGGTGAATGAGATCCTCCAGGCGGAACTGGCCGGGCCCGTCCATGCCCTCTCCATCCAAGCCAAGACCCCCCAGCAGTGGGAAGAGAACCAGAGCGTGAGCCAGAGTCCAGGGTGCCTCGGGGGATCCAAGCACGACCCGCAGATGGCAACCAAACTGGGCAGTCAGGGGTGA